A region of the Phaseolus vulgaris cultivar G19833 chromosome 11, P. vulgaris v2.0, whole genome shotgun sequence genome:
ATCTTGCAGGAGTATTTTACTAATTTATATATGCATAAAAATGAGAAATGTTTCCAAACTCGGTTGATGAGCTAGTGGTTCCACAAATGTAGAGCAGCTACAGAGAACATGAATGTTCTTTATCTATATTCATGGTAGCACGAAAAAAGATAagctctttctttttttcttatttaatatttattaaaataatctattttgcataaataattgaaaatcaAGGGCCATTTCCCTTCATACAAATGTAAAATTTTACTTCTTTCAATTGCCCACGTACATCAAGAATTTCTCTTGTGCTTAACATTCTgcaatcctaaaaaaaaaacctcGATCTCTATATTTTGTAAGCCATTTCAGTGGATGATCAAATAGTTTAATTCACATTAGAGAGAAAAACATTAGATTctcaaaaataaaagaaaaaaacgaCAACTCATCCGTCCCTTTGGACTTTTACTATGACTTCAATAAAAAAGACAGTGGGGGTACTGTCAAACCAGTATACCAAATTTGGGGGTCCACATTGGAAGACAACATAGGTTGTAGAACCAAAAACACACTATTCGGTATAACAAATATACACATCAACTCTggcagaaaaaaaatatttaaaccaAGTTCAGAATGTAGTAAAGAAAGTGGCCAGTgtgtaaaaattatttataattcaattacctatatataaaaaattgaccTAAGGTAAAGAAAAATGGCCAATAtgtaaaattgaatttatttcCGACACGAATTACAACAACTGTCACCTTCGTTCGCCTAGATAGAATGTCGAAGTAGTTCTATAATGCACCTTGCACATCAGGGGTGATTGATGATCGAAATCTAAATTCGTCTTAAGGGAGCATGGATTTACCAAACATGCAAGGTGTACTGTAGAATTAGTTTAGAATGTCATTTAGGAGCTCTTTCACATAGTTACCCACTCTGTTCAAGTTTTTGGCTACACCGGATGCCACCAGGCCTGCATTTCTTTGAAACCTGCAAATTTAGAATCTTCCGGTGTTAGAATTAGCCGCATCCTCAGTAATAGGCTTACAACAAAAGTTAACACGTGTATGCTGAAAACTTCCACTTGCCTGTTCAAGAACTCGGTTGTATGATTTGGAGGGGTGTATCTTCGAGGTTGAGGAGTAGGATGTTCATCTTCAGGACAAACAAGACCAAAATCTCAGAAATGAAAAGGCACAGTATGTAAAATGTacaaataaaagaaatgaaACTATCTACAAATAATAGAAGAATCTTaactaataaaataagtaaTACGCAAAACcatgaaaatcatttttaacaTGAAACAATTGTTTGGCGTAGAAATTCAtgcataatgaaaaaaaatcgcATTGCAAAACAATGACATTTTTTCTGGTTCTACAGGAAAAATACTAGCCTAGGAGAACGAATTACCCCCCAACAGTTCTAATTAAGGTTTGACAATACTAAATGAAGCtcaatttaacaaaaaaaaaactccattttcttttttctagtGATGGATGGATACTCGGGGATTTTTTTCCTATCTTGGTCATAAACTAATCCAGTATTAATCAAACTAGGGTTCAACGCACAGAAGTGAGAGGAAAATAAAAAGCTTTTATTGGTCTATAAGCTCTCAAATTCAAGAGTCTCAGCTTCTCTCCCAAACTGTGAATTTCCAAAAACTGAATGCAGAGCAGTTTTTCTCTAATTACATAATTGCCACTAATAACTGTCATACTAAGTACTCTATGTTATACACTGACTCATAGGTCTAATTCTCTTCTAGTCTCTTCCTGTTCCTTCTAAAATACACTTCAGTAATTGAGATCAAGATAATGTCGGAAAAGTACACAACAGATAAGGTGTCCAACTGCTTCTGTGACTTTGCCTATGAACTTCCAGTATAACATGTTTGCCATTTTGGGAAAGTTATCATTTATATAATGAGGGAACACAAATTAATCATCTCCAAGATCAAAGAGAGTTATCCAAATATGTTTGAAATGAGGAATGAATGAAAAAGAAAGTTAACCTAGAAGTCTAGAACTATTAAAAAACTAAGAAATTCAATACCTTCAGTTTTATGAGTAGCAGGAACATGGCTAGGAGAGGGATTTGAAGCTTTCTCTTCTAAGACAACCTGAAACATATGTTAATAGTGTCATAAACTGAGATCACATTACCGTTCACAGTTTGAGTGATCACTGGTGCACCACCGCATCTCCACTTCtgactttttaattttagtttttcttcAGAAATGCTAGGTTGCTAGCAACAATCTTATAGACTCTTCACTATTGGGTGGAAATCATGAGAGTTCCCACAAACAATAAATGAGACTCATTAGAGAAGCAGACCCAAATTACTTAGTGTCTCTGCATAACTATTAATGGTGGTGTTATGGTTTAGCAGTTTTCTTCTATCTTTAATGACTTCACAAGTTTATTATTTGGTTCCCCCCTGTAATAAATTGTTGCTTGTGGCATGATATGTGCAGCTTTATATTACAAGAAATGTGTACCAGCACCCAAAGATACCCATGGAACAAGATAAACCTAGTTTTAGAAAATAGATAAACTACAACGGAATGGTAATCAAGATATATAACCTCAAGACCAACGCAAAAGGGCAATTTCGCTTTTTTATCCTGCAAGTCAGCTGAAGAATCTTTGTTGTCTAAGTACACAGAGTATCCAATACAGGCATACTTGAAATTTGTAAGACTGCGGCCCTCTTTCGAAGCTTCCAACTCAGTTTCTCCCACAACAAAAGGGGGTACTGGTTATATGAATAAGAACATCAATATCAAAACCTTAAAGGcttataataaaacaaatattaaactcTCCTGAGCAGAGAAAATTATAGACAATAGAACCAATCCGaaagaaacataaaaaacataacataaaaaataaagtactaAAAAGTAGTAATAGAATAATTTAGATGAAGGATAACCATGAAAAAAATGGAAGTAATGACTAACGAATATACTGGCTAACTAAACTGACAAATtgacaaaaataagaaataaaacaaaCATTGTAAATATACAGGGCTAATTCTTAATAGCAAAATTTGCATACTTATTGCCACAAGAAAAAGCACTATACATTAGactactaaaaaatattaagtttcAAGATTATCAACTGCATGTGTATAATTTGAATCAAAGTTCGTAAGAAAAAAGGgatacaaaataattattgcCATAACAAAAGAACTATACATTaagcttccaaaaaatattaattttcaagATTATCATGAACACgtctaaaatttgaataatagtTCGTAAGAAAAATGGGTAAAAGGAAACAAATTAGGTtgtgaatgattttttttgtttgagcTATAAATGATTTTGTGTCTGCTGAATGCTAACCCAGCTCCCTCTCTTTCCACAAACTAATACTGATGATTTTTCTTAGTAGCAACTACCAGGATGAGCACAAATGCCATATTTCTAATGATTTCATGTACAAACTAACTGCCACAGCAAGCAAATTAAAATCCATCTGCAAGAACAAGTCAAAACAAGAAATGCAATGCCATCTTGAATACGTTGGTCCGCATCTATAGGTAAAGGAAAATGTAGtccacaaaaataaaataaaaattactccGCTAAATGGATATCAACGTAGCTCTGAATTAATCGATACATTCACTATGCTCAGAATACCATGTTTGATATTCGGTAACCAGATTTTAAAACTTTCACACACAGAATTTTATTTCATGCACTTTCTGTTTTTATTGCTATACACTTTTTCAAGAATCGAACCAACCCACTAAAAATTGAATTGTAGACCAAGAGAGAGCGACCTTGCTGGAGTGTTCTGGAGAAGCCGACGCATGTGGGgtttttggattttgttttgTGAAGCGATGAGTAGTAGGTACATCCCTTGCACGATTTTCCTTTGGATCCTCTTGTGGTATGAGGcgggttagggttagggttttgaTTGGAATTTGGATTTGGAAATGGATTTGCATTAGGATTTTGATTTGGGTTACCGTTGGGAATGGGATTCCGAGGTTGAGCACCACCTGCTCCTGCTCCTGTGGATGCAGCTTCGTCGTCGGAGACCGCCATCGTCGTTTCGCTTTTCTTGCTCTGTCAGGTTCCCATGTCTGCGTTTGATTTCAATGAGAAGTACACGGAGAAGGGGAAAGACATAGTTCAGCATAAAACGCAGCAATGGATACACGACACCACATTGCGTTTTGGGTTGGGCTTTTGAGTTTATTAGTTGGCAGTTTcatcctgcacccctacatttttcttcctgcacccccacaattttttaaatttcgaAACTGACCCCACAATTTCGGAATCTgagagtgtgctacggattcgaCAATCCAaaagtgaatcatgttgcattTCAGATGAGTGGGTGTTCTGGAAGCAAAgtttacataaattattgatttccagATTGTTGAATCTAGAAACCTAATTTCTATTATAGATTGATGGatctggaatgatttttttcaattatgaatttctgaatccggaatgcatattttgaattatggattggcggatccggaatggttttttcaattagggatgttttgcatttttttattttggattaacactatCATTCATGTACTACCGAAAGCATCAATCCGGGAGATTACCGGATGCaccaatccaaaaatttaccaGAAGcgtcaatccaaaaatttaccggatttcataatccggaatacaagaaaaaatatacaGTTTATATAGGGACCAGTTTTGTCTTTGCGCAACCTTTtgggagtgcaggaagaaaaatgtaggggtgcaagaagaaactgcCTTATTAGTTTTGGATATGAGTGCAGATCCAAATTCCAAACTGGGCTACCCTCTCACAAGTTGGGCTCTGCATTCTGCACCCCATAATCTGAAATCCATTTTTACCTTCTAATAAATGTGTATTATGGAATGTATAATTCCAAATACAAAATatctaatatattttgaattgtatattacaaaatatttttttatatttttattgtatatgaAATACATCTTTTGTATAACGAATTATATGTgttaaaatacattatttttggattttttttaaatatatttatattatatttgaattaatatcaaacacaattaatttattttaaagagtcatttttatattttaaaaacaaattatgtatttaataaaaaaggtattatttttaataggaACAATATTTACCAAAATTAAacacaataaataaatgatgatAATATCTAATGTATTAATAATCAAAATGTTTGTACAATATCattgttaaatttaaaaatacaaaacctAAGTATTAAAATTATGTCTTTGTTGTCTATTTCGTACAACGGGTGGAGGTTTGGTATAAATGGTTTCATCATCCATGACGCCATAAGCTAATTACAATTCACTATAGATTTTGTCCCACACTACCTTTTGCCACATGTCCACAGTCAATCATGCAATGCAGAATATTGGCAATCCTCCTGAATATATTATGCATTTATTGATTCAGTGCATTAGgcactttaaaataaataaataaataaaaatcttggCAACGTAAAAATTGAAATAACTCACTGAGAAGCATGCTCTTATTGTGATGGCAGTCATGTTTGACCAACATCTGAACTATATGGCCAACAACGCGACAATACATTCAGTTGATCATCATCCTCCAGAGAAAGTATGTAGGGGTGTGACACTGCTTTTTTAATCAATGCATGTATGTGACTACACATGATGAGGGTTACAAATGAATCTTAGTGAAATTGTTATCTACAATGCTTCGTACGTTTGTGTCCAACTTCACTCTATCGGATCCCTAATGGAAATCCTTACCAAGATCATGTTACAGTGTAATCAGTGACTTATGAATATGATTTTACTTGTATCTGTTTTAGTAGTAGGGAAGCCAGTGTCACATTGGTAAGAAAATGGTCGAAAAAGTGCAATCATTGATCATTAATGACAACAACTACACCTCCTTTAGAAGGTGTGTGAGGCTAAAAAATCGTCTGCTCATATTCAAATTGGCACAACACAAGCTCGGGAAAATAGAGTTGTGAGCACGCCCTAAGTTGGATATATCCCGAGAATTTAGTTATCGCCTTAAATAACTTACTAGGTTGATGATTATCATGAGGATTCCATAACACAACAACATGGGTAAGATCATCGATCTAGACACGCACAATAATATCCATACATATATGGTGCCTAGTGACATAACGACACGCTCGAGGAAGGAGCTCCTTATATGTGGGGAGTGAAATCCCTTATTCTCATCCATGGGAAGTGTTCATATCTCTATGTCTAATACTTCTGAATTGAATATTAGTCAtatatttaattcaaaataaatttaaatggtTCAAATTATGTGTATTATTTACATGTAGTAGCGTGACATAACTTCCTTATTATTTTGTCTACTCAAAGCAAGAATTCCCAACTGATCGTACATGAGGATGAATGCAACAACTCTCCGTGCATACCCACCACATATCCTCAAATTGTTGAATAACAAGTTTGTCACATTAACCAATGTCCAACTTTTATTAGCAAAAAATTGAGTACCCAATCAGATGCAACAAATAAGCGTGAGTTGTAAACTTCCCATTTGTGGTGTACAATGCACTCCCTATACACATTGCACAACCAATTCACTCGCATGTGAATACCACGACACTACCTCAACTCTATCTTGGGGTCACAGAAATCTACCCCAAGTTGCTCAACCAACAATGATGACACGAATGTGAAATTTGTCACATAAGTTCAAAACTACCTCCACATTTAGGACATGCAATAATGCAGATACATCATCCAAAATGATGGTCATCTCACAACCAAATGGGTAGAAATTGTTGGTGTCGTGGTGCCACCTCTTAACAAAGACTGGTATGAGATCTTTATCGGCAATCTCATAATTAATGTTGTACAATGACAATAGCTCAGTGTTAAACATTAGAACTTGAATTTGGGGATAGAACCCAAACATACGCAACTGACTTCACTTTTCCTTTATTCAATAGTGATGCAACAACAATGATAATGAATGTAGTTCCAACAAGCTCTCCCATTCACAAACGGAGGAAGAAAAATTGGAACAGATGCCAGCAAGGGATGCAGTGGAAGGTAGAAAGAAGTGAGGAGAAGAAATGAGAATGAATGtatgttaaatataaatacatagaGAATTAGTTTAGTCTTTTCACAAACAGTATGGGAGTGCAGTTGAAATTTATGGGAGTGCAAAATGCACAGTCCTCACAAATCTTCTCGTATATTATTTGAATTATTCAATTGTAGATTCATTACGATAATATTACTTTTGCCTTTAATTTGATTAACTATAATtgcttaaaaatattaattataagtaAGGGTGTAAATTATTAAGATTGTATCCTGtaaatctaatttattttacttaGCTATCTACTTTTACAAAGGTGAAGAATATCAATGCAAAATTGGATGATCTTCTAACTAATGCAATAAcgaatgaaaaataatatttatactaaatatttttttgttaattgtctttttcttttacttaGCTATCTATTTGTAGAAGGTGAAGAACCTTTCCAATGATCTTCTAACTAATGTAATaatgaatgaaaaataatattaatactaaatattttgaaaataataatagtaccattttttttgttaattgtgTAAACTTTTGTAGGATTATCCATGTTATGTATAATATTGGTTTATTTGGGTAGATTTTTTTGGAAGTGTCCAATATTATATCTaatatttgttttgttgttatttaGGTGTGATAATTAGTTCtagatatttattataattaatttgatagTTACACGTTTTAATATTGTCTATTATTTCATAgcatttcttatatatatacttttaaaaatacatGAATTAAAAAGAGAGATTATAGTTTTATATTAAAGATTTTGGAAATAGATTATGAAGGTAATGGTGATTGCTCTAGGAAGTAGGCAAGGCGTGCAGAGTAAAAGGGAAGTGCCGTGTTTGGCATGTGCACATGAGTTGTGGTGCTTTTCATTTGGattcttttattatatagtTAAGATTCATGAAGAACACCATCAGAAGCACGTTGTGCATTGAATGGAGGGTGCTTCTACGCTCTTATTGTCCTACCAACAACTGCTTTTCACATGGACAACATTACACCCAGTTCAACGTATACTTTTCTCTGCAACTTTTCGGAAGCACTTATGCACCCACGTCTACATAAGATTCTTCCTAAGtagaagaaaaacaattttttttaaacttataattatttcatttataaattcaaaataaaatgttttagaaattataatatacaatgaaatattttcatCTCTAGTCGATTTGAGATCTCCAATACACTCCCTTCACATCGAGAGTGATAGTTTATGCAACTCATGGGTTAAAatttacactcacttatatataatgaaatatctAGTCGATTTTCAACATATAAGAAAAGACTTATGTAAATTGATTTTCAACATATAAGAAAAGACTTATGTAAATTAAGTTACACATAAAGTAATTTTAACCTATACATAtcaagtttattatttttttatcaattatatctCACGAGTGTTTGCAAAATGATGTgattatatttcattattttcttacaaaaattagtataatgtttttaactataaattttttttaactcaaaTTAATTGTAGATATTCATAGTGTCGATTGTTTGACGTCAAATTCAACAAGTAAACATTTAGTAAGTCAACATTAACTAATATGATTTTGGTCATGTGTAAAAAACACATGTTTgctcataatttaaaaaatatatatattatatttaattgcTTTAGAATAAAAACTTATCGCAAAATTAAGGAGTGTGATATTGCTATATAGATAATGACTGGAAAAAAATTTGTTAACAAAATGAGTCTAATTTTTCAAGActctaaatataatatttcttttaatttaagttcataattttttttatttcattttatgttTAGTTGCAtgatattttttgttataaCAATATAACACTTGAGATAAACGCATAAACAATAAAactaaacataaataatataaggAATGGAACTTAAAtcttcaatttttaaataacaaagttattaatttaaataaaaaacatgcaacataaaatcaataaacaacagatacataattaaatatacCATATCCCACACCTTTATTTTTATcagaaattcattaaaaaaaataacataaaacaaacaaaaaaagagCATGTGAGAGTCATGTGATCCTCCTCCCCTTTGTAAAAGTAATCATTCTATTGTGAATCAATCAGTTGTCTCATGCAACATTTACATGCTTACATCCAACTATCAAAGTTAACTAAGTCTTATATATGACAACaagtatttattaatttaataaattattaagttcAATTATTATAATGATAATAAGTATTATTGAAGATTTTTTAACGTAAGTGAAGCAACTCGTTACATTTAAACCAATTGAAACAACGTCATGTGAAACGATGTAAGAGAGGGAGTGGTGTTTCAAAACCGCTTGGTCTAGTGTGTCAATTAGAATATTACACATGGAAAGACATTTGAGTAGGCGCAAAATCTTGAAGTGACGTGTTTGAGGATCCCATAGGAAGGTTTTAGAacattttttaagtattttcgtTCTATTTGACTCAAAACTGGGAGATTGTGTATTGTCTCACACTTAGGAGGTCAATCCATGTCTGACCAAATACATTGTGAAGGGGGACCTCATGGTAAAATGTTTAGAGAAATTCAAGGTCTAAACGTTAAGTAATAGTAAGTCGCTCTTTAGATGATAAGTTTATCaatcataaattaattaatttttagacAATGAATGTGTCGATTATGAGATGTCATTTTTGACAATTCTAATGACATTAACAAAAACAAAGATTATATTATAGACAATTTTAGAACTTGAAAAAcaactaaatttttaaattcataacttattttttttatataatctcCTCTATCTTGAATCAATTTTCAGTAGTTCAATTTATcactaaaaagaaaaagtttctATAATAAGGATACTTAACCTTATTTATAATCCCTACTTTGAAAAAGTCACATTGAATCAAAAACTTATAAACTTCCAACTAATTTTGTCAAAAAAAACACCTTTAATTAATTTCAATCCCTTCATctttaattaacaataataatattaaaaaaagaccACCTAGCCATAACAACGCACAAAcctccaataaaaaaaaaagtagttcaTCAACCATGTGCTTATGTGACTTTTTGACAAGGGTTCATAATCTCTGAATTAAGAGTTGTTTATTACGTATAGATTTAATATGAgttgaaaaacttaaaaaagttatttacgTAAATCGTGGTTGTGtcatagttttttttcttttttttaaggaAGGTATTATCGTGAAAAAAACCAAAACCAGTTCAAAAAATTACCCAAACAGTTATGTTAGGTTTATATGGCAACTTCCTCGAGAACTAGCATGCATAAAATTTCAATCTTAAaggatataaaataaaagacaattaGAGGagtgaaaattaaattttaatacgAATTTTCATATTGTATCTCTCCTACttgtgaaaaatatataaatagtttggtgattaaataaagagaacattaggaatataattaatatcatcttaaattaaaaaatataaaaacagataacttttcaatttttttgcaATTAATGTCCTTAACtaagttaataaataaataaaatttatgttcaaaaagaaaaaaaatacaaccattttttttaaagtataagTCATGTCTCCTAACCATTAAACATGGAGATGACTCACCATTGATGCTTGTAGCCACAAACACAAAGATGGAGTACTTTCAATCTTTTtcataagattttttttcatcTCAATCTACCTATAAAATTATCTCCAAATTTATcttatataaaaatacatttgaatggaaatgcattaattaattaggaaaagaaaaaaaataattatcttaaaacaattataataaagtaactaaataaaatttaataaatatcatATCAATTATTCTATCTTTTACTTTTAATCtcgtatttttaaaatatttttgtttttatttaactattacTTTGAAAATTCTTAGTTGTATCcttgttttcacttttttttaaaaatatataataaaataaagaaaaatttgattgATTTCTTATGAAAAAGCTTAAACCATAAGAAAAGAGTTTTAAGGTTGTTAAGTTGTACTACAAATGTTTCTTTTGAAGTGATTAAGGAATTAAATGAGAAGTAATAATAGAAGTCCACCTCATCCTACTTGACCATTCCATTAGGAGGTAGAACAGTTTCCATGGTCTCAAATCAATCCAACTTTATTGCTTCAATCACTCTCAGCCCCACCTTTCCTCTCTCTTTCCTTCTCACTGCACTATTATGCACAAactcaataaatataaataattcaatccaagtaaaaaataaaaaatattacttttttctATCCCAATATAATTTCACATAAATATTGTTAAgaatggaattaaaaacagttcaTATACTTATTCTTCTTCCAAAagcaacttttaaaaaaaatcgtaacaaaaatataattttttaaaataaataatacttcAAATACAATCATTAATCCTAATAATATTATATCTCAAAAACATGGACTTAATAGAGAGTCAACTAAAATATAAACTCAACttgaaaaaatgtatataaGGGCAAGAAAAGCATGTTCTCATaaattcttaattaatttttgtctttGTGGACATAACCAAATctgattaataaattaaaactgaGCTAGCAAAATGGGATACAACAATCAATGCCTTCCTAATGTTCGCTGTCACTTTGCACAGAACTACCTCCCTACTTCACTACCACTAACTTAAATCACTAATCACTATAAACCGGTTCAGACCGGTTCGTTGACCTAAACCTACTCTATTCTCTATTCCACTCTAACAAAATACTACTAATTCAAACAAAATGTTGTTACTCATTCAGAATTTAATTTCTGCCTTGGAAGTTTCAATTCTGAtaagaaaaaacatttaaaacacctAATAAATTGCCGACTAAGTTTGGTGTGCAAAATTCAACAGCTTGGGACCAGTTGAGTCCGGTCTGAACCGGTTTCCAGAACCGGTTCTGTGGTCTCCTTTCTTCGCCTCATCTCCAACACCTTCCGGTGGCTATTTGAGTGAATCTCGCCAGAAAAAGTTGGGCTAATGGCCGGTCTATACTCTGGAAAAAGCCGACCGGACTTGAACCGAACTCCGCAAGCGTTGCAGAGTGTTTTGGGCCCCAGTGGGCCGGTCCTCCACTGCGGCGTTTTCTGCACCTGGCAGTGGCTGCACCGTCGCTGAAACTGGGTTCCACTTTGGGCCTCAGCCTTTTTCTTCTGCTTTTTAGCCGTGGGTTCGCCAAACTCAACTCCAGCCAACACCGGAGAACACAAAAACGGCGGCGACACAGTAAAAGACCACACCCGAGCGTTGGGCTTTCTACTCTTTTCGGTTCTCAACCTTTTGGGAACCGTTGAAGCCGTTTGGGCCCGGCCCGGTCTAGGTTCTGGTTCGGTCCGTACCCTTGTTTTCGCGGCAGGGACAGGGTACAATAGAGATAGCTCAGGGAGAGAATCATCTACAAAGTGAGAAACCCACTCCAGGTCCGCCACATCATCCGCCTTCAAAATTGAAACAAAACGAATCATTATTCTTTGTgtttcttcaaaaaaaaatgttcgaaataatttgtttaaatttacataaattaaaaaaaaaaaaacaaaaaacactgAAGAATTAGAAAACTCACAGGAACTGACAATTCCCCGGCAAAGACGGAGTC
Encoded here:
- the LOC137811083 gene encoding uncharacterized protein: MAVSDDEAASTGAGAGGAQPRNPIPNGNPNQNPNANPFPNPNSNQNPNPNPPHTTRGSKGKSCKGCTYYSSLHKTKSKNPTCVGFSRTLQQVPPFVVGETELEASKEGRSLTNFKYACIGYSVYLDNKDSSADLQDKKAKLPFCVGLEVVLEEKASNPSPSHVPATHKTEDEHPTPQPRRYTPPNHTTEFLNRFQRNAGLVASGVAKNLNRVGNYVKELLNDILN
- the LOC137824553 gene encoding GATA transcription factor 7-like, with translation MEVAAAKALKPSLRTEFIFPQAICDEILCFNANNIVVGEDFSVDDLLDFSNGEFQLGKDFDVCEEEEDEEKDSSSGSLQDRIEDDSNSNSAACGGGDSVFAGELSVPADDVADLEWVSHFVDDSLPELSLLYPVPAAKTRVRTEPEPRPGRAQTASTVPKRLRTEKSRKPNARVWSFTVSPPFLCSPVLAGVEFGEPTAKKQKKKAEAQSGTQFQRRCSHCQVQKTPQWRTGPLGPKTLCNACGVRFKSGRLFPEYRPAISPTFSGEIHSNSHRKVLEMRRRKETTEPVLETGSDRTQLVPSC